One Polaribacter sp. KT25b DNA segment encodes these proteins:
- a CDS encoding efflux RND transporter periplasmic adaptor subunit, translating to MKKHINIITLIALSIFITSCGSEDKKAIVDNSPAIKVVVNKITTNNNNQFLSVSGKIQATNSADLSTRMMGFVNKVHVNVGDKVKKGQLLVSINNTDLQAKKAQVDAGIVQAQTAFTNAEKNYNRFKNLMASNSISQKEMDDMTANYQMAKAGLESAKQMKNEINAQFTYSNITAPFSGIITSKNIETGDMANPGMPLISLETPNNFEVIAMVPETEISQIKKGAAVNVLVKSIDKMIKGKVTEVSSSAKNTGGQYLVKVALEKTDVHILSGMFSTVQFPVERKVKSELVLIPTKAVVKNGQLSGVYTVSESNTALLRWLRLGRTYGNEVEVLSGLNADESYIVSAEGKLFNGAKITIQ from the coding sequence ATGAAAAAACATATCAATATAATTACACTAATTGCTTTATCAATTTTTATAACAAGTTGTGGTAGTGAAGATAAAAAAGCAATCGTTGATAATTCGCCAGCAATCAAAGTTGTTGTAAATAAAATTACAACAAATAATAACAATCAGTTTTTATCTGTAAGCGGAAAAATACAAGCAACAAATAGTGCTGATTTAAGTACTAGAATGATGGGTTTTGTAAACAAAGTACACGTAAATGTTGGCGATAAAGTAAAAAAAGGTCAGTTGTTAGTTTCTATTAATAATACAGATTTACAAGCAAAAAAAGCACAAGTAGATGCAGGAATTGTACAGGCACAAACTGCTTTTACAAATGCAGAAAAAAACTACAATCGTTTTAAAAATTTAATGGCAAGTAATAGCATTTCTCAAAAAGAAATGGATGATATGACAGCAAATTACCAAATGGCAAAAGCGGGTTTAGAATCTGCAAAACAAATGAAAAATGAGATTAATGCACAGTTTACATACAGCAATATTACTGCGCCTTTTAGCGGAATAATTACAAGTAAAAATATTGAAACTGGAGATATGGCAAACCCGGGAATGCCTTTAATTAGTTTAGAAACACCAAATAATTTTGAGGTAATTGCAATGGTGCCAGAAACAGAAATTTCTCAAATTAAAAAAGGTGCTGCAGTTAATGTTTTGGTGAAATCTATAGATAAAATGATTAAAGGAAAAGTTACAGAAGTAAGTTCTTCTGCTAAAAATACTGGAGGACAATATTTAGTAAAAGTGGCTTTAGAAAAAACAGATGTTCATATTTTATCTGGTATGTTTTCTACGGTTCAGTTTCCTGTAGAAAGAAAAGTGAAATCTGAGTTGGTTTTAATTCCTACAAAAGCAGTAGTTAAAAACGGACAATTATCTGGAGTTTATACGGTAAGTGAAAGTAATACAGCACTATTACGTTGGTTACGCTTAGGTAGAACTTACGGAAATGAAGTTGAAGTTTTATCTGGTTTAAATGCAGATGAATCTTATATAGTTTCTGCTGAAGGAAAATTATTTAACGGAGCAAAAATTACAATTCAATAA
- a CDS encoding TolC family protein translates to MKNTLYITIISLFASTLFLQAQEIIPISKADVFAKVKEHNTSIKISEEEFNAAKADYSQTNAVFLPNITASHTGISTTNPLMAFGSKLNQEILTANDFSPALLNDPTTTRNFATKIEIQQPLINLDGFYQRKAARSKMEAMSLKTERTQDYMVFEVDKAYMQLQLAYKAVEVLEKALEAANANKKMADNSYKEGFLQRADVLNVEIRVTEVKNQLQTAKSNVQNASNYLSFLMNDKSDFIYKPTENLSVVSLNVADKKISENRSDIKAMELALKGYEQMNKADKMAFLPRLNAFGSYEMYDNKVFSGDANGYIIGAQLSWDIFQGSKRFGKTQKSKAELEKSKLEYNQYVSKSNLELNKVKRQLIDAKNRLELTSLAVQQSEESLRIRKNRFKEGLEKTSDLLMAETQFSQKQLEYYQTIFEYNFTQTYLEFLTKQ, encoded by the coding sequence ATGAAAAACACATTATACATAACAATAATTTCTTTGTTTGCAAGTACATTGTTTTTACAAGCACAAGAAATTATACCGATTTCTAAAGCTGATGTATTTGCTAAAGTAAAAGAGCATAATACAAGTATTAAAATTTCTGAAGAAGAATTTAACGCAGCTAAAGCAGATTACAGTCAAACAAATGCGGTGTTTTTGCCAAACATAACTGCGAGTCATACAGGTATTTCTACAACAAATCCGTTAATGGCTTTTGGGTCAAAATTAAATCAAGAAATATTAACTGCAAACGATTTTAGTCCTGCATTACTAAATGATCCAACAACAACAAGAAATTTTGCTACTAAAATAGAAATTCAGCAACCTCTTATCAATTTAGATGGTTTTTATCAAAGAAAAGCAGCCAGATCAAAAATGGAAGCAATGTCTTTAAAAACAGAAAGAACCCAAGATTATATGGTTTTTGAAGTTGATAAGGCTTATATGCAATTACAACTAGCATACAAAGCAGTTGAAGTTTTAGAAAAAGCTTTAGAAGCAGCAAATGCCAATAAAAAAATGGCAGATAATAGTTATAAAGAAGGTTTTTTACAAAGAGCAGATGTTTTAAATGTAGAAATACGCGTTACCGAAGTTAAAAACCAACTACAAACTGCAAAAAGTAATGTACAAAATGCTTCTAATTATTTGTCTTTTTTAATGAATGACAAAAGTGATTTTATTTATAAACCAACAGAAAATTTATCTGTTGTTAGTTTAAATGTTGCTGATAAAAAAATATCAGAAAATAGAAGTGATATCAAAGCAATGGAACTTGCTTTAAAAGGATATGAACAAATGAATAAAGCTGATAAAATGGCTTTTTTACCAAGATTAAATGCTTTTGGAAGTTACGAAATGTATGATAACAAAGTTTTTTCTGGTGATGCCAATGGTTACATTATTGGTGCACAATTAAGTTGGGACATTTTTCAAGGTTCTAAACGTTTTGGAAAAACCCAAAAAAGTAAAGCAGAATTAGAAAAATCAAAATTAGAATACAATCAGTATGTTTCTAAAAGTAATTTAGAATTAAACAAAGTAAAACGACAATTGATTGATGCTAAAAACAGATTAGAATTAACAAGTTTAGCAGTGCAACAATCTGAAGAATCTCTAAGAATTAGAAAAAATAGATTTAAAGAAGGTTTAGAAAAAACATCAGATTTGTTAATGGCAGAAACGCAATTTTCTCAAAAGCAATTAGAGTATTATCAAACTATTTTCGAATACAATTTTACACAAACTTATTTAGAATTTTTAACCAAACAATAA
- a CDS encoding histidine kinase — protein MLKIYKNIVFVVLLSFSALYSQNPVVENMSSISNLPDIEFYDVLEDQDHFIWLAADKGLYRYDGKSYKHFSNPIQKSNSLFQLKLDKEGRLWCNNINGQIFYVEKDRLKLFYDANLFVKAQLSLYVILENKIRLFTTQGVFDIYKKDKKVSKILDGMALSMGEYQNESFCFAVDKEKNRKLNRVYKITENSVKIIFEVEGNKHIQSPKVFAFKEEVLFTFKKEDFNQIYHINKENETSKLLITPSILKHLTIYNIVKIEEHYWFLTTSGVFVFKLEAKKLKFVEQLFETESITDVEVDFNKNYWFTTLDNGVFVSPSLSIRRVALTTLKDKITAACTLNKNNFLLGTNTGKLLLYNHSKLVKTIELPGSKIIGNLFYDANKEKLIVSINASESYIVNLKNNAVKDVKNKFSVAKSFAKVDHQNLFYGNYKEGIVYKNPYLTSEKKSIRSSRVKTSMVTNNSLFVSYIDGLFIYDLNTFSSKELKFNNKSVLVNSIVKTNNTIWLATQHNGLLQLKNNKLQHAPFVVSDKIQINEMKSDGIVLWISTDDGLHYYSLLTHQIKRLSAQDGLNVLINKFLVLEDYLIVLLSNSFYILPKNERFFKTYKTAAINIEAVAINDKDTLVTSNYNLAYYNNKIRLDFNSNGFQSNKHVSYRYRVKQLDTVWSKVPLNNHFVTFNSLPSGTYTFELEAKNISSEKAVLSDPITFVIHKPFWETYWFFTIVLLLFFGLIWFYFKWKLKQKEKQRILEIDKILIDKKIAHLRLENLRSQMNPHFIFNALNSIQDYIVSNKKELASSYLVKFSRLIRMYLDYSQQNEITLQEELSALQLYLELEKVRFEDELSYKIKIDKRLQIHQIKVPSLFIQPYVENALKHGLLHKLNNRKLMVEAKLISQNKVQILVEDNGIGRQQSAKIKRQNQKHKPFATKANQERVHLYKNKLKRDINIQIKDLKDKNKLSLGTKVIINISIQ, from the coding sequence ATGCTTAAAATTTATAAAAATATTGTATTTGTAGTACTACTAAGTTTTAGTGCTTTATATTCTCAAAATCCAGTTGTTGAGAACATGTCTAGTATCTCTAACCTACCAGACATTGAGTTTTATGATGTATTAGAAGACCAGGACCATTTTATTTGGTTAGCAGCAGATAAAGGATTGTATCGTTATGATGGAAAATCGTACAAGCATTTTAGTAATCCTATACAAAAATCGAATTCGCTTTTTCAACTAAAATTAGATAAAGAAGGGCGTTTGTGGTGTAACAATATAAATGGACAAATCTTTTATGTTGAAAAAGACCGTTTAAAACTTTTTTATGATGCAAATCTATTTGTAAAAGCACAATTATCACTTTATGTTATTTTAGAAAATAAGATTCGATTATTTACTACTCAAGGTGTTTTTGATATTTATAAAAAAGATAAAAAAGTTTCTAAAATACTTGATGGAATGGCATTAAGCATGGGTGAATATCAAAACGAAAGTTTTTGTTTTGCTGTTGATAAAGAAAAAAACAGAAAATTAAATAGAGTTTATAAAATTACAGAAAATTCTGTTAAAATAATTTTTGAGGTCGAGGGTAATAAACATATTCAATCACCAAAGGTATTTGCTTTTAAAGAAGAAGTTTTATTTACTTTTAAAAAAGAAGACTTTAATCAAATTTATCATATTAATAAAGAAAATGAAACATCTAAATTACTTATAACACCTTCAATTCTCAAACATTTAACTATTTATAATATAGTTAAAATTGAAGAGCATTACTGGTTTTTAACAACTTCTGGGGTGTTTGTTTTTAAACTTGAAGCAAAAAAATTAAAATTTGTAGAGCAACTTTTTGAAACAGAATCGATAACAGATGTTGAGGTTGATTTTAATAAAAATTATTGGTTTACTACCTTAGATAATGGCGTATTTGTTTCTCCGAGTTTAAGCATTAGGCGAGTTGCATTAACTACGTTAAAAGATAAAATTACTGCAGCTTGTACTTTAAATAAAAACAATTTCTTGTTGGGGACTAATACAGGTAAGTTGTTGTTGTATAATCATTCTAAGTTGGTAAAAACAATAGAATTACCAGGGTCAAAAATAATTGGAAATCTATTTTACGATGCAAATAAAGAAAAATTAATTGTAAGTATTAATGCATCAGAATCTTATATTGTAAATTTAAAAAATAATGCTGTTAAAGATGTGAAAAATAAGTTTTCTGTTGCAAAATCTTTTGCAAAAGTAGACCATCAAAATTTGTTTTATGGCAATTACAAAGAAGGTATTGTTTATAAAAACCCATATTTAACATCAGAAAAAAAGAGTATCCGTTCTAGTCGTGTAAAAACGTCTATGGTAACTAATAATAGCCTTTTTGTTTCTTATATTGATGGATTGTTTATCTATGATTTAAATACGTTTTCTTCGAAAGAGCTAAAGTTTAACAATAAAAGTGTGCTTGTAAATTCGATAGTAAAAACCAATAATACCATTTGGTTAGCAACACAACATAATGGTTTGTTACAATTAAAAAATAACAAATTACAACATGCGCCTTTTGTGGTTTCTGATAAAATTCAAATTAATGAGATGAAATCTGATGGCATTGTTCTTTGGATATCTACCGATGATGGATTGCATTATTATTCTTTGTTAACTCATCAAATTAAAAGGTTAAGTGCACAAGATGGTTTAAATGTTCTGATAAATAAATTTCTTGTTTTAGAAGATTATTTAATTGTATTATTATCCAATTCATTTTATATTTTACCTAAAAATGAAAGGTTTTTTAAAACCTATAAAACCGCAGCTATTAACATAGAGGCTGTTGCAATTAATGATAAAGATACCTTAGTGACCTCTAATTATAATTTGGCGTATTATAATAATAAAATTAGGTTAGATTTTAATTCTAATGGTTTTCAATCTAACAAACATGTGTCTTATCGATATAGAGTAAAGCAATTAGATACCGTTTGGAGCAAAGTACCTTTAAATAATCATTTTGTTACTTTTAACAGTTTGCCAAGCGGTACTTATACTTTTGAGCTTGAAGCAAAAAATATAAGTTCAGAAAAAGCCGTCTTATCTGATCCAATAACCTTTGTTATTCATAAACCTTTTTGGGAAACATATTGGTTTTTTACGATTGTTTTACTGTTGTTTTTTGGATTAATTTGGTTTTATTTTAAATGGAAATTAAAACAAAAAGAAAAACAACGTATTCTAGAAATTGATAAAATTCTAATTGATAAAAAAATAGCACATTTAAGATTAGAAAATTTACGATCGCAAATGAATCCGCATTTTATTTTTAATGCGCTAAATTCTATTCAAGATTATATTGTTTCTAACAAAAAAGAACTGGCAAGTTCGTATTTAGTAAAGTTTAGTAGATTGATTAGAATGTATTTAGATTACAGTCAGCAAAACGAAATTACTTTACAAGAAGAATTAAGCGCCTTACAATTGTATTTAGAATTAGAAAAAGTGCGTTTTGAAGACGAGTTGTCTTATAAAATTAAAATAGATAAACGTTTGCAAATACATCAAATTAAAGTGCCGTCATTGTTTATTCAGCCTTATGTAGAAAATGCATTAAAGCATGGCTTGTTACATAAGCTAAATAATAGAAAGCTAATGGTTGAAGCAAAATTAATATCGCAAAATAAAGTACAAATTTTAGTTGAAGATAATGGTATCGGTCGACAGCAATCAGCTAAAATAAAACGACAAAATCAAAAGCATAAACCATTTGCCACAAAAGCAAACCAAGAACGAGTTCATTTGTATAAAAACAAGTTAAAACGAGATATTAACATACAAATTAAAGATTTAAAAGATAAAAATAAGTTGTCATTAGGAACGAAAGTGATAATAAATATTTCTATACAATAA
- a CDS encoding efflux RND transporter permease subunit: protein MKEGLAGKIAKVFIGSKLTVLLMIVFMVVGVYSSFLIPREEEPQIDVPMADIFVGYPGASPTEVENRVVKPLEKLISNIKGVEYVYATAMNEKAMVIVQFYVGEDIERSFVKLYNEINKHMDQMPQGVTFPLVKTRAIDDVPMLGLTLWSENYSDYQISQMAQELETEIKKVNDVSITHKIGGRNRQLRVVLDKDKLAASGLDFLSVSEMIKANNTQLSSGSFDKNDTEFLVNTGKFLASVTDVENLVVGVQQNLPIYLKQIATIVDGPEIPQNYVSLGFGQASDKAQTYKSEYPAVTISVAKRKGADAMKIAEVVLDKVAHLRTTLIPDDVHVEVTRNYGETASHKVSELLLHLIGSIIAVTLVVMLAMGWRGGLVVFLSVPITFALTLLSYYMLDYTLNRITLFALVFVTGIVVDDSIIIAENMHRHFKMKRLPFKQAALYAINEVGNPTILATFTVIASVLPMAFVSGLMGPYMAPMPIGASIAMILSLFVALTITPYLGYIFLREKDKKGGEEKVEKPLEETFIYRVYNKFERPLLENATKRWLFLGGTFFVLIATMGLFVTNSVAVKMLPFDNKNEFQVVIDMPEGTTLERTGVVTQEIAQYLSTRPEVVNYQNYIGTSAPITFNGLVRHYDLRGGSNMADIQVNLVDKGEREIQSHGIAKLLRPEIQKIAKKYNANVKLVEVPPGPPVLSTIVAEVYGPDYKEQIEIANQVQNILNNTDDVVDVDWMVEADQKEYQFEINKEKAMLYGVAPQQIAYTMNMALSNRAITNLYDENAVNQIGLVLTLDEKEKSTISDISQLKVKSKMGNMVPIADLVEIKETIAQKSIYRKNQKRVVYVMADMAGELESPAYAILGMEKELNKIELPEGYKLNEIYLGQPDFEDDYTVKWDGEWQITLEVFRDLGIAFLGAIILIYILIVGWFQNFKAPVVMMVAIPLSLIGIIIGHWIMGAFFTATSFIGMIALAGIMVRNSVLLIDFINLRLEEGVPLKQAAIEAGAVRTTPILLTAGTVVIGAFVILFDPIFQGLAISLMGGTIVSTVLTLLVVPLVYYMIEKKNYK, encoded by the coding sequence ATGAAAGAAGGTTTAGCTGGTAAAATTGCAAAAGTCTTTATAGGATCTAAACTTACAGTCTTGCTAATGATCGTTTTTATGGTTGTTGGTGTGTACAGCTCGTTTTTAATTCCGAGAGAAGAAGAGCCACAAATTGATGTGCCAATGGCAGATATTTTTGTGGGATATCCAGGAGCAAGTCCTACAGAAGTAGAAAATAGAGTTGTAAAACCTTTAGAGAAATTAATTTCTAATATTAAAGGTGTAGAGTATGTGTATGCCACTGCTATGAACGAAAAAGCAATGGTAATTGTGCAGTTTTATGTGGGCGAAGATATTGAGCGTTCGTTTGTAAAACTGTATAATGAAATTAACAAACATATGGATCAAATGCCGCAAGGTGTTACGTTTCCGTTAGTTAAAACACGTGCTATTGATGATGTGCCAATGTTAGGTTTAACGTTGTGGAGTGAAAACTACAGTGATTATCAAATTAGCCAAATGGCGCAAGAGTTAGAAACAGAAATTAAGAAAGTAAATGATGTTTCTATTACACATAAAATTGGAGGAAGAAATCGTCAGTTAAGAGTTGTTTTAGATAAAGATAAATTGGCTGCTAGTGGATTAGATTTCTTATCTGTTTCCGAAATGATAAAAGCCAATAATACACAATTAAGTTCTGGTAGTTTTGATAAAAATGATACCGAATTTTTAGTAAATACGGGTAAATTTTTAGCTTCTGTTACAGATGTAGAAAACTTAGTTGTTGGTGTGCAGCAGAATTTGCCAATTTATTTAAAACAGATTGCAACTATTGTTGACGGACCAGAAATTCCACAAAACTATGTGTCTTTAGGTTTTGGTCAAGCAAGTGATAAAGCTCAAACTTATAAATCTGAATATCCTGCAGTAACGATTTCTGTTGCTAAAAGAAAAGGAGCAGATGCAATGAAAATTGCAGAAGTAGTTTTAGATAAAGTAGCTCATTTAAGAACTACTTTAATACCAGATGACGTTCATGTAGAAGTAACAAGAAATTATGGAGAAACAGCTTCTCATAAAGTATCAGAATTATTATTACACCTTATTGGTTCTATCATTGCAGTAACACTTGTAGTGATGTTAGCTATGGGTTGGCGTGGTGGATTGGTAGTGTTTTTATCTGTGCCAATTACATTTGCTTTAACATTGTTGAGTTACTACATGTTAGATTATACTTTAAACAGAATTACACTTTTTGCATTGGTTTTTGTTACAGGTATTGTAGTTGATGATTCTATTATTATTGCAGAAAACATGCACAGGCATTTTAAAATGAAACGCTTGCCTTTTAAACAAGCGGCTTTATATGCGATTAATGAAGTTGGTAACCCAACAATTTTAGCAACATTTACTGTAATTGCTTCTGTTTTACCAATGGCTTTTGTGTCTGGTTTAATGGGGCCTTATATGGCGCCAATGCCAATTGGAGCTTCAATTGCAATGATTTTATCTTTATTTGTAGCATTAACAATTACACCTTATTTAGGATATATTTTCTTAAGAGAAAAAGATAAAAAAGGAGGAGAAGAAAAAGTTGAAAAACCGTTAGAAGAAACGTTTATTTATAGAGTATACAATAAGTTTGAGAGACCTTTATTAGAAAATGCAACCAAAAGATGGTTGTTTTTAGGAGGAACATTCTTTGTTTTAATTGCAACTATGGGATTATTTGTAACCAATTCTGTTGCAGTAAAAATGTTGCCTTTTGATAATAAAAACGAGTTTCAGGTGGTAATAGATATGCCAGAGGGAACAACTTTAGAAAGAACAGGCGTTGTTACACAAGAAATTGCTCAGTATTTATCTACAAGACCAGAAGTAGTAAATTACCAAAACTATATTGGTACTTCTGCGCCAATTACTTTTAATGGTTTAGTGCGTCATTACGATTTACGTGGTGGAAGCAATATGGCAGATATTCAAGTGAATTTGGTTGATAAAGGAGAACGTGAAATTCAAAGTCACGGAATTGCAAAATTGTTAAGACCAGAAATTCAGAAAATTGCTAAAAAATATAATGCAAATGTAAAGTTGGTTGAGGTGCCACCAGGACCTCCAGTTTTATCAACCATTGTTGCAGAAGTTTATGGACCAGATTATAAAGAGCAAATTGAAATAGCGAATCAGGTTCAGAATATTTTAAATAATACAGATGATGTAGTTGATGTTGATTGGATGGTTGAAGCTGATCAAAAAGAATATCAATTTGAAATAAATAAAGAAAAAGCCATGTTGTATGGGGTTGCTCCACAGCAAATTGCATATACAATGAATATGGCTTTGTCTAATAGAGCAATTACAAACTTGTATGATGAAAATGCAGTAAATCAAATTGGCTTAGTTTTAACTTTGGATGAAAAAGAAAAATCTACTATTTCTGATATTTCTCAATTGAAAGTAAAATCAAAAATGGGAAATATGGTTCCAATTGCAGATTTGGTTGAAATTAAAGAAACGATTGCTCAAAAAAGTATTTATAGAAAAAACCAAAAACGTGTTGTTTATGTAATGGCAGATATGGCTGGGGAATTAGAAAGTCCTGCATATGCAATTTTAGGAATGGAAAAAGAGTTGAATAAAATTGAGCTTCCAGAAGGTTATAAATTAAACGAAATATATTTAGGTCAGCCAGATTTTGAAGACGATTACACCGTTAAATGGGATGGTGAATGGCAAATTACTTTAGAAGTTTTTAGAGATTTAGGAATCGCTTTTTTAGGCGCAATTATCTTGATTTATATTTTAATTGTTGGATGGTTTCAAAACTTTAAAGCACCTGTTGTAATGATGGTTGCTATACCATTATCATTAATAGGAATTATTATAGGACATTGGATTATGGGCGCATTTTTTACTGCAACATCGTTTATTGGAATGATTGCCTTGGCAGGAATTATGGTACGAAACTCCGTTTTGTTGATTGATTTTATCAACTTAAGGCTAGAAGAAGGTGTTCCGTTAAAACAAGCTGCAATTGAAGCAGGAGCTGTAAGAACAACTCCAATTTTATTAACTGCAGGTACCGTTGTAATTGGAGCTTTTGTAATCTTATTTGATCCAATTTTTCAAGGATTGGCAATATCATTAATGGGAGGAACCATTGTTTCTACAGTATTAACATTATTGGTTGTGCCTCTTGTTTATTATATGATAGAAAAGAAGAATTATAAATAG
- a CDS encoding DUF2892 domain-containing protein, with amino-acid sequence MLNKYFRIIVGFMVLLMVALTYYVNINWLWFGVFIGVNLIQSAFTKWCLLETILMKLGIKKEGAGCSVK; translated from the coding sequence ATGTTAAATAAATATTTTAGAATTATTGTAGGATTTATGGTTTTACTAATGGTGGCCTTAACCTATTATGTAAATATAAATTGGTTGTGGTTTGGTGTGTTTATTGGTGTAAATTTAATTCAATCTGCATTTACAAAATGGTGTTTGTTAGAAACTATTTTGATGAAATTAGGCATTAAAAAAGAAGGTGCAGGTTGTTCTGTAAAATAA